One segment of Capnocytophaga sp. oral taxon 878 DNA contains the following:
- a CDS encoding lysophospholipid acyltransferase family protein: MNFIIYILSYPLIWLLSRLPFRLLYAVSDFLYFILYTLLKYRVKVVRKNLYTAFPFKSEEELLTIERHFYHHFCDTLLEMVKSYGMSEKEMKKRMIFPNLEVLKKYEDQERNIIIMCSHYASYEWLLSLAYYLKHQSYALYTPLSNKYFDKFLQKVRMKHHSYLLSRYTAQREMKKHKDEHKVYSYGFAADQVPNNQKSYRRPFLGLRVPVFTGAERLGKALNTVIVFAKIEKLKRGYYQTTFEVLAENPSDYVDFQITDAFFERVNQQIYDRPEYYLWTHNRFKRM, encoded by the coding sequence ATGAATTTTATTATCTATATTTTATCATATCCGCTTATTTGGTTGCTATCACGTTTGCCTTTTAGGCTGCTGTATGCTGTGTCTGATTTTTTGTACTTCATCCTCTATACCTTACTGAAATACAGGGTAAAAGTGGTACGCAAAAACCTATATACTGCGTTTCCTTTTAAGTCGGAAGAAGAGCTACTTACTATTGAACGCCATTTTTATCACCATTTTTGTGACACCCTACTAGAAATGGTAAAATCATACGGAATGAGTGAGAAAGAAATGAAAAAGAGAATGATATTTCCTAATTTGGAAGTATTAAAAAAATATGAAGATCAAGAAAGAAATATCATTATTATGTGTAGCCATTATGCTAGTTATGAATGGTTACTATCTTTGGCTTATTACTTAAAACACCAGTCATATGCGCTGTACACCCCTCTTAGCAATAAGTATTTTGATAAATTTTTACAGAAAGTACGAATGAAACACCACAGCTACCTGCTTTCACGCTACACAGCACAACGTGAGATGAAAAAGCATAAGGATGAACATAAAGTCTATTCGTATGGCTTTGCTGCAGACCAAGTGCCTAACAACCAGAAAAGCTACCGCCGACCCTTTTTAGGGCTGAGAGTGCCTGTTTTTACAGGTGCAGAACGCTTAGGCAAAGCCCTAAACACTGTTATTGTATTTGCTAAGATTGAAAAACTAAAACGTGGATACTACCAAACTACCTTTGAGGTTTTAGCAGAAAATCCTTCTGATTATGTAGATTTCCAAATTACCGATGCTTTCTTTGAACGTGTAAATCAGCAAATATATGACCGCCCAGAGTACTACCTCTGGACTCATAATCGTTTCAAGCGAATGTAA
- the groL gene encoding chaperonin GroEL (60 kDa chaperone family; promotes refolding of misfolded polypeptides especially under stressful conditions; forms two stacked rings of heptamers to form a barrel-shaped 14mer; ends can be capped by GroES; misfolded proteins enter the barrel where they are refolded when GroES binds) codes for MAKDIKFDIEAREGLKRGVDALANAVKVTLGPKGRNVIISKSFGSPQVTKDGVSVAKEIELEDALENMGAQMVKEVASKTNDLAGDGTTTATVLAQAIVKEGLKNVASGANPMDLKRGIDKAVIKIVENLAKQAKEVGSSSEKIKQVASISANNDDTIGELIAQAFEKVGKEGVITVEEAKGTDTYVDVVEGMQFDRGYLSPYFVTDSEKMVAELDRPYILLYDKKISTMKDLLPVLEPVAQSGKPLLIIAEDIDGEALATLVVNKLRGTLRIAAVKAPGFGDRRKAMLEDIAILTGGTVIAEERGFTLENATVDMLGTAERVSIDKDNTTIVNGAGKSEDIKARAAQIKAQIENTTSDYDREKLQERLAKLSGGVAVLYIGAASEVEMKEKKDRVDDALHATRAAVEEGIVAGGGIALLRAKNALAKIKPVNADEETGIKIILKALEAPLRTIVENAGVEGSVIVAKVLESSRDAFGYNAKTDAYCDMFRAGIIDPKKVTRVALENAASVAGMILTTECALVDIKDEKAAAMPPMGGGMPGMM; via the coding sequence ATGGCAAAAGATATAAAATTTGATATAGAAGCTCGCGAAGGTCTTAAACGCGGTGTTGATGCGTTGGCCAATGCAGTAAAAGTAACCCTTGGACCTAAAGGGCGTAATGTAATTATTAGCAAATCATTCGGCTCTCCTCAAGTAACTAAAGACGGGGTAAGCGTAGCTAAAGAAATAGAATTGGAAGACGCTCTTGAAAATATGGGCGCTCAAATGGTAAAAGAAGTAGCCTCTAAAACCAACGACCTTGCTGGTGATGGTACTACTACCGCTACCGTATTGGCACAAGCTATCGTAAAAGAAGGACTTAAAAACGTAGCCTCTGGTGCTAACCCTATGGATTTGAAACGCGGTATTGATAAAGCCGTAATTAAAATAGTTGAAAACTTAGCTAAACAAGCTAAAGAAGTAGGTTCATCATCTGAGAAAATAAAACAAGTAGCTTCTATCTCAGCTAATAACGATGATACTATTGGTGAACTTATAGCGCAAGCGTTTGAGAAAGTAGGTAAAGAAGGCGTTATCACTGTTGAAGAAGCTAAAGGTACAGATACTTATGTAGATGTAGTAGAAGGAATGCAGTTTGACCGTGGTTACCTATCTCCTTATTTTGTTACTGACTCTGAAAAGATGGTAGCTGAGCTTGATCGCCCTTACATCTTGTTATATGACAAGAAAATCTCTACTATGAAAGATTTGCTTCCTGTATTGGAGCCAGTAGCTCAATCAGGGAAACCTCTTTTAATCATTGCTGAAGATATAGATGGTGAAGCCTTAGCAACCCTAGTAGTAAACAAATTACGTGGTACCCTACGTATTGCAGCTGTAAAAGCTCCTGGTTTTGGTGATCGTCGTAAAGCTATGCTTGAAGATATAGCTATCCTTACTGGAGGTACTGTAATTGCTGAAGAAAGAGGCTTTACTCTTGAAAATGCTACTGTAGATATGCTTGGTACTGCTGAAAGAGTAAGCATTGATAAAGATAATACCACCATTGTAAATGGAGCAGGTAAATCTGAAGATATCAAAGCACGCGCAGCCCAAATAAAAGCACAAATTGAAAACACTACTTCAGACTATGACCGTGAAAAACTACAAGAGCGCTTAGCCAAATTATCAGGCGGTGTAGCTGTATTGTATATCGGTGCTGCTTCTGAAGTAGAAATGAAAGAGAAAAAAGACCGTGTAGACGATGCATTACATGCTACCCGTGCAGCAGTTGAAGAAGGTATTGTAGCTGGTGGTGGTATCGCTCTGCTACGCGCTAAGAATGCCTTAGCTAAAATAAAACCTGTAAACGCTGATGAAGAAACAGGTATAAAAATCATCTTAAAAGCATTGGAAGCTCCTTTGCGTACCATTGTTGAAAATGCTGGTGTAGAAGGATCTGTAATTGTAGCTAAAGTATTAGAGTCATCACGTGATGCTTTTGGTTACAATGCTAAAACAGATGCTTATTGCGATATGTTTAGAGCTGGTATCATCGATCCTAAAAAAGTTACTCGTGTAGCACTTGAAAATGCTGCTTCAGTAGCAGGTATGATACTTACTACCGAGTGCGCTTTGGTTGATATCAAAGATGAGAAGGCTGCAGCTATGCCTCCTATGGGCGGTGGTATGCCAGGAATGATGTAA